Part of the Cynocephalus volans isolate mCynVol1 chromosome 11, mCynVol1.pri, whole genome shotgun sequence genome is shown below.
GTGCAGAGGGCCCTTCATCCCTTAGAGACCTAAGGGCAGAGAGAATGTACAATTGTACATGTGTTGGGCAGCAGCAAAAATCCCTTCTTACGGACAGAAGAAAAGTTCTTGAGAGAGTTGGTTCAGACTTAGGATGGGCCTTGAGCCATCAATTTGAGCACAAACACTGGGACCCCAGAACCTCTGGCCCACCTTCTAGACTAGGTGACACTGCCAGCATATCTCTGGGTCCATTTCCACGAGCAGAAGCTGTACCCAGAGTTCCTTGCACTGCGATAGGAAATGGCTCCAAGTCTGTCTTTAAAGATTATTGGCAGCAGAACCAACAGATGGAGAGGCTGGACCTGAGTGGTGCCTGAGAAGCAGCATCTGTACTCTAACATATGCTCTTATCCTGGGCCTGAATGTGCAATTGCATGCGTGTTGGGCAGGATATAATCAGAAGGCCAATTTAATTGTACTCTTCTCACTGTGAATACAGGAAAGATAGCCACTGGTAAGGGGAGCATCAGGGCACAGATAAGCACTGGGTAGCAATATGAAAAGATCTAGCAaagtaatggaaaaaaatttataatattgtaTGAACTTCCAAATGTGTAAAAGGAGTTTGTGGGGGGCCTAACACTTGGAGAGTCCACAGACTCTGAATGTGAGTGGGGGACCATGTTATTTTGTGAAGGTCATTTCAGTGCCCAGTAAATACTCAGAAAGGAGAGTACTACTATTGGGGTTGGCAGTCAGCCCTTGGCTTGTGTCTTCCTCTTTTTGGACTAAGGACTTTCTATTGTAACAACCTTGGGATGGCCCCACTGTATGTCCTGGCAGAGGGAgaaaggcagggagaggaggcagaCTTCCCACATAGGAAGTGGATTGATTCCACACGCTGCATATAAAAGAACAGgaaggggctggctagttagctcggttggttagaggttataacaccaaggtcaagggttcggatccctgtacaggcaAGCCGCCAAAAAAACAGGAAGTTCAAACTTGGCTAGGGTAAGAGTGGATTAAGCTCCCACCCCTAAGACAATGAAGTTAGTAGGAAAGGTGTCCCCAATTGCTACTGACACACACAGTTCCGTTGACAACCGGCACTTTATTAGTGGGTAAACTCGACTTGGTCTGGCACAGGGGAGGTTGGGATGGACAGGACCAGCACCCATCTCAGGGGATTTTCTCGGACATCAAGTGTTCCTCCATTCAGGTTTAGAGAAACACTATCATGGATTAAACCCCCACAGGGAGTAGCACTGCGGCAGCCAGGGAAGAGAGGCGCCCTAGGCACAGGTGGGCCCCTGAGACAGCAGGGTTTCAATGTCGGGCTCGATGTCGATGGTCTGAAAGCGGCGGCTGTACCTGCGCACAGGCACACCATCAGGGCCAACCAGGAACTTCTCAAAGTTCCAGGCAACGTCGTTGCGGCACACCGGAGACCAGGTGATGAACTTGGGGTCGGTCATGAACGTAGTGCTATCGTCACTTGGCACCGGCAGGGCCTCCCGCAGGAAGGCGAAGAGCGGGTGCGCATTCGCGCCATTCACCTCGCACTTCTCAAAGAGCGTAAAGTTGGGCTCGAACCCGCCGCCGGGTCGGACGTACTTAAGGGAGCTCAGAATCTCTTCGTTCTTGGCGTTCTCCTACGGGAGAGAAGGGCAGCTGGGACCTGGGGCCGCGAGGGGAGGGAAACCTAACCATAAACAAGGACTTTTTCGATGAGTCACCGGGATGTTGCCCTCCTTGCACAATTCCAGGGCGGACCTGAATTCCAGCCGCCACGAGCACCGGGAGGGAAGCGAGCCGGTGGCCCGCCTCTTCTCTGCACACCGGGCCTGCGGCTGCCCGCCAAAGCGGACGGCCCGCGGGCGCCCCCAACCACGATCGCAAGCCCATCCTCGCCCCACCCCGCCCGGCGCACCTGATGTCCAAACTGGTTGCACGGGAAGCCGAGCACGACAAGGCCCCGGGGCCCGAGGCGCCGCTGCAGCTCGTTCATTTGGGTGTAGTCCCGGACCGTGGTGCCTCAGAGGGACGCCACATTCTCGATGAGCAGCACCTTGCCTTGCAAGGAGCCCAGACTTACAGGCTCCCCGCCTGCCAGCGGGCGCGCCGAGAAGGCGTGCACGGAGGACTGGGCCACAGCCGCTAGCCGAGTGGCACACATGGCGTGGAGGCCTGAAAATCGAAGGGAGAGTTCTGGATGAGGACAGCAGGGGGGCCTGGGCAGTGCTTCCTTTTAACTGGTCGGCAGTTGGGTCACGTGGTGCAGGCATATTTCCGGTCCCTCCGGCCTCCCCCAACCCCCGGGCCCGAGGGTCCCGCCTCATCCGGCCGCCGCCCAACCCGGGAGGGCCTTGGCCCCTCCCTCAGCTTAAGGGACCTACTGGAGGGTGCAGCCAGGCGGCAGGCGGACTCTGCTCAAGCCAGCCAGAACTGAGGGCTCGTCTGGTCTGGCCCAGGCAACCTAGTGCCCGCCTGGAGGCAACCACTCGGGTTACCCTGTGGAGGGCCCTGGCCCTCGAGGGGTCCGGATTCTTTCTTAAAGGTTCCTTAATTAGGGTGTGGGGTCCAGCCCAGGAGACTGGCcggcagtggcagcagctgcTGTAGGAGCTGCTCAAGCACAAACAGCTCTCCTATCCTGTGCCGTGTTACCCTTGCAGTATATGCTCTATTGTTGCCAAATGCAGTTTTGACTTGCTGTAATAGTGCTGCCAAGTCTAATCTGCCATAAGGCTCATAGTTCTAAGAGCAAATTGGAGGAGAGTGGGCAACACCAAAGGCAGCCAGGGCTCCAGGCTACAAGACTGTTCCTTTTCACTTCCCTGCATTGGGGCTGCCTGGAACGGTATCACATTCAGGCCTCTGGTGTCTTATCTGCACCCAGTTTGGCACTGCCTTAATGCAGGTTTTCTAACAGTGTAGTGCCCAGGACAGCTTGGGCTCCAGCTGCCACTTTGGCTGCACTCCAGGAGGCTGGGGCAGAGCCCAGGAAACCCAGTCTGGAGTGCCCCCTCATGTCTCCTCAGTAAGGCTGCAttccctccccccaaacttgAATATTGGCTTCCATGTTCTTGGGAGGAGCCAGGTTAGTCTGGACCAGGTAGGGAGCACAAGCTGGTACTTTGCACCCTAAAGGAACCTCTCCAGGGTGAACTAGGCCAGGAGGGCAAGTCCTTTCTAGCCTCCTGTCCCCAGACCTGGAGAGTACAACACAAACACCAGGATACAGGAAGTTTAGAAAACTGCCTTTATTCTATTAGTAGTTGGAAAAATTAACTGGTACAGAAAAAAAGTTTAGTcagctggagagaagagagaaactgaGTGCCACCCATGAGCACTGGCTCCTCTGGGAGGGAACGTGGATACAGCGAGGAGAAAAGCACTGTGAATCAGGGCCAGACCCTGCAGTCCAGGTGAGACAGGTTATGCCACCTTCCGAAGTGTCTAATTGCCTCAGGCGTGAAACCAAATTCCTGTTTACTCAGCCCAGCTCTGCAGAGTAGTACTGGGATGTGTGGGGCCAAAAAGGGGTGATATGGCCATCTTTTATCGGAGAAAGTGACAAAAcgggaatttaaaaaatgactttccatctgactttatttccaaatacacttttttaaaaaaccaatacaCTTTCTGCAGAGATGACAAATAGTATTAGGAAATCCAATTGTACAAAAAATACTACATCTAGTCCGGggtagatatatttatttttggtaacatACATTAAGTGGCACTAATTACACAGTAACTATAAGGTAACTAACATGAAACCACAGAACTGTAACTCTGCTGCAGCTGCATGGACTTGGGCCTTTCTGGctgagcacatttttaaaaaactggatgCTCACCCCAGAGCTATGCCAATAAAATCTGTTAAGGAGTAAAGCTCTGAAGTCGTTTAAAATCTGTTAAGGAGTAAAGCTCTGAAGTCGTGACTCAAAAGACTACCTTGCAGCTGACAGATAATAGGCAGGACATGTTAGTTATAAAGTAGTTGCAGTCTAATTCACAAAAGTTAccaactgtttctctttctagaAAGAAGCAAGAAGTTAAGAAATTCCTTGAATTAGCGCCTGGTGTATCAGGTGGGAGTGCAGAGGAGGGCTGTTAGAGCAGTGTCAGAAGGACCCTGGCAGATCAGATGGGTTGAACATCGTTAATAATCATGGTTGGCTTCTAAATACTGGTAGCAAGATGACTTCTGATTTGTAATCTTAGGTAAATTATAGATAAATGAAAAAGGCCAGTAATCATACACTAAGATTAATAAACAGCACTTCAAAATTAACCGCATGAGGGCTGTGCTTGCAGCAAGCTTTCACAAAACAAGGCACCCAGATTTTTTCTTCCCACGTCTGGCTTGCAGAGCAGCTCTTGTGGCCATTTCAAAAACTTCCCTCACTCCATCTTTGGTCTTTGCTGAACACTCCATGTATCCAAAAGCGCCAATCCTATTTGCCATATCTCTGCCTTCTTCAGGTTTTACTGGTTCCTGGCAAAGAGAAAAGAGTGCTTTCAGCTAACAGTGTTATATACATACAGTAAGTAGGTGTAGAGTATTCAAATTCACCTAGAAGACTTCCTTTAAGAGCTGCCAAACTCCCAGATTTGAGATGTTTTATGAAATTCTCAAACTGATATGCAGTGAGTACCTCCCCCTGCAATATAAAACCTCTACTTAAATGCTGTTTGGAAACATAAAGAGGGAAGAGGTCAGAGGAATCCTGGAAAGTTAAGGAAGGAAACAAGGACAAAATTACTCAAGCTACCAAACTAGGGCAAGCCCTTGGGTCTTCCTGTAGTGAGCGTCACAGAAGACTGACTGCCCGTGGAAGAAAATAGAGCCTACCGTTGACATTCAGACAGAGAAACCTCAGTAGCAGAACCTGGGTTGAAGACCTCAACACTCCTCCTGTGTAGGAAAGCCCTGCCATTAGGCCAGCTGGCTTCTGAGAGGCCAAGATGCCACCTCCATTATCACTTTTATAAAAGCATTAGGGCTTCATCTTTCAGTCATCACTAATTTAGCTTTGGCCTCACATGGACCAAGATAATAACtaggaagagaaatcaagagcCTGATAAAGTCCCTGCATCTGCAGCACTGACTATTAATGGGATGGTTTCTTCTTGGGCCAACAGTCTTTTGGGGCATAGCATACCTCACAGGAGACATTCCATCTCTAAGCAGTCTTAGGGACCCTCTGTATAGGTAAATGAGGGCCAGATGGACAGAGCGGGGTTCTGGGCCTCTAAAACAACCTGGCCTGTAAGGGTTTTTGCTGGGCTCCCCAAACCTCCGACCTTGGGGCCCTTGTTCAACAATGCTACAGGAAGACAGTGCCCTGTCCCAAACCATGCCTGCTTCATCTTGGCTAGCTCCCGCCTTGTGTGCTCATCATTCCGAAGATCCTTCTTGTTCCCAACTAGGATGATGGGCACGTTGGGACAGAAATGCTTGACTTCTGGGGTCCATTTTTCTGGGATgttttctgaaagaagaaaaatgcacaGAATTTGGGAATACATACAATTCCATCTTGAAGAATCTCCAAGAACCCTGATTAAACTGCAAAGACACTTCCTTTGCTGCTTCAGAAATATGCTGGacattttagggccggcccgtggcccactcgggagagtacagtgctgataacaccaaggccacaggttcagatcctatataggcatggccggttagctcacttgggagagcatggtgctgacaacaccaagccaagggttaagatccccttaccagtcatcttttattaaaaaaaaaaaaaaaaaaaaaaaaaaggaagtagtaTGCTGGACATTTTATGGAATCCCACTAGTTTCAAAAccacagaaaaaagcaaaatctaACTCTTGCCCTTAAACACAGAACCATCAGCTTTTCCACCAGGACTGTTGTAAGCTCCTCTGGAGGTGGGGCCCAAGTAAGGGTTGGAAGAGCAAATGATCCAGAACACAAGGTGTTTCCACAATGGTACCACCTGCCCCACAGATGGAGGCTACCCACAGGCCATCCTTGTCACTGCTGTAAGATGATTCTGACCCCAACTTACAGAAGGGGTCCTTGTTCTAGGGCCACAACTGGCCAAGGGTCCACATGTTCTCTTTCTACCTTGCTCATGGGCCCTCAGCATGACCTCTACCCTGTGGGTTACTGGTATTCAATGGCTCAAGagtgaattttgaaaataaccaagagggccgagcccgtggcgcactcgatagagtgctgcactgggagcgcggcgacgctcccgccgcgggttcagatcctatataggaatgaccggtgcactcactggctgagtgccggtcacaaaaaaacgacaaaaaaaaaaaaaaaagaaaataaccaagaGATAACCGGCTGTAGCTTCTTGCCAACACTGTACTAACTTGGAAAGGTTGTATATATATCATGGTGGATGAGGGGCCTGTGTTTAACCTCCCATGCCACCTTTGTTATCTCAGTGTCAGGGATGActaataaaatggggataacaataataCTACCCTTACACCAGGTTATTTTGAGTCAGTGCATAAAAAGTGCTTATTATGACGATCATTCAAATAGACTGCTATTTGAGACTGTATTTTAGATCTATTCATTCTCTGACTTCAAGACAAATTACCAAAAGGCAGGGGTTACTTAGGATATGGAATGATGCTCTGTCTTCTGACTGAAAGACCACATCAGATAGGAAATCTACATGAGTGAGATCAGGAAAACTTCTTATAATTCAATGCTTCACTCAGCACACAAGATGTATACTCAGCCACTTCCTTTGCCGCAGCAGCTACAGGGTCAATTGTATTGCTAATGTGACAACTTGAAACTTAAAGGAAACAAAGGAGTTCCCAAAGAAGGCAGTGTCCCGGTCctcagaacaataaaaaaaaaaaaaagaccagcaCACCTAACAGTGAAGCCAAACAGCCTCAGCTCATTGaaccttgctctctctctctctcatccctgGACCTGTGgtctattttcaaaaaaaaaaaaaaaagctgactgcttagctcagttggttagagcatattGTTATAacatataacaccaaggtcaaaggttcagatccccacgcccggccagctgccaagaaaaaaacaaatcaattcAGCTGCCACAGTGATCTCTTTAAAAGGTGAGATTATATTGCTCCCTTGTTCAAACCTTCCAAGAGTTCCTATCTCATTCATGATGAAAGGAGAGGCCCTCACCATAACCCACAGGGCTCTGCAACCCTCACCCTCAACCTCTCAGCTAAAGctactctggggccgagcccgtggcgcactcgggagagtgcagcagcgctgggagcacggcgattctcccgccgcaggttcggatcctatataggaatggccggtacactcactggctgagtgccggtcacgaaaaagacaaataaataaataaataaataaagctactcTGGATTCCTTTTATCTTCCTGCTTCAGTGACTTTGTGCCTGCCGTTTTCCCTGCCTGGAAAGCTCTTTTGTTAGGTATCAGCATGGGCCTCCTTCACCTCCTTTAGGTCTCTGCTCAAAGGTCACATTTTCAGAAAGCCTGTGAACTGATCATCCTTATCTAAAACAGCATACCACCATGGTTGATCTCTATAAACGTTATTTGTAACGTTTACTACTGTTggatttactgttttctttttttttttttttctctgtccctttatCTAGAACAGAAGTTCTATTAGTGTGTACTCAATAATTACTTGCTAGATATATGAAATGTGTACACCAGTAGTTCTCTCACTGCATCCCTGGAATTTAAGACATGTGGAATTAGAATGAGTTGGCTGTCTTCACTTTTGATTAATAATTTACAAACTTAACTTTTTAcgttttaaatgtaatttaattcaGTATGTTAATCACTTATaatctctcccacccccaaagtAATCTGATCACATCAGGGCACATCACTTTACATGGATTTACAGTGGGTTTTTGGTGAGCCTTTGGGAATTCAAAATCTAGAAAAAAGGAATCTTTATCTAAATAAGGGATTAGCAAATAAAATCTTGCCTGGGGTCTATTTTTGTAAGtcaaattttattggaacataggcAATCTCATCCtattacatattttctatggctgctttcatgctacaaagGCAAAGGTGAGTAGTTGTGGTAAAGTTAAATAGTTGTAACAGAAACCACACGGTCAGCAAAGCCTAAACTACTTACCatttggccttttacagaaaaagtttgccaaccccagGTCTTGACTTGGAATCTAGACCAACTGCCAATGAGACAGCAGAGATTCCAAAAAGTAAACTGTTTATTGTCATAGGCTTGGCCAGCAGCAGGGCTGAAACTTGCATACAGATTCCAATTCATGACCCAACTCATCCTACACCCAGACTCAGGGCCATGGTCTAACATCCAaccagttaaaaacaaacaagtttaGCATTAGGTTGACAttagcttttcattttcttgatataGACTTTTGACTTCCCATGACACATTTTACTGGGGAAAATTACTGGTGGGATTCTGCCTCCACTCCCTAGCCAAGATAACAGAGAACTTTTAAAAGGCCCATAGCAAAATCAAGCTTAGATATCTCAGCAAAAAGGCCCCACGTATCTACCAAGCTTTCCTGCAATGACGTCCAGTGAGGGTAAAGCATTCTCCAGCATCCAGACCCTGTCCCTGAGTGTGTTTGTACCTCAGAGAGGGAGCTCGATCTCTCTTTGCCTGTTTACTTTCTACCTTTGCTCTCTTACCTAGAGCCTGCCCTCTGGAAGGAGGGGCCAGCAAGAAACAAGTTATGGCTAGTAAACAGGCAGAGGTCAAAAGCCAAATATCTCCTTTGAGACTAGGAGATACGCTCTTAACTGAAGAGGAAAAATTCCTTGCTCCGAAGGTATTTTTGTCCCTTATAGGATTATACCCTGAATGATGAGGGTACAGGGTACATAGCCCTCCCTCATTCCCATAAAATTTAGGTGAAGCTCTTCATGTGTGTGTCTGAGGGGAGGATGTCAAATGGCTTCATTTTCTTTGTGGCTTAAAGCTATATCCCAGCCTCCAGGGCCTTCGAGCAGCCCCAAAAGGAAGCCAGATTAGTTTGAAAACCAAAACTAAATCACAATTGCTGAAAATGATCAAAGAGAACAAATGGCAGGGAATACCTGCTCTATCTCAGTCCTGGGAGACACTGCATGGGGTGCTCAATCTCAGCCTGGCTCCTTGGAGCTGTATGACCTTTGAGTAAGTGGCTCAATGTTTCAGAGAAACCCCAGTATCATCATTAAGGTGGGGACAACCATGTCAAAAACACAGTCACTCTAAATGCCCACTGCAAGTACAGGCCACCAGCAGACCCTCAAGGTTGTTTGTATTAATCATAACGTCATCCTTGGCCCACCTACTGCCCTGTCATGAAAAAGCTGTAGCACCAAGTGAGACATCTCATCATCTTCAACACAAAGTGAAAGCAAGTTCTGTTTTAGGCCTTGTTTCATAGACAGTGAGGTTAGCATTATTCAGTCTTTTTCTGAAGGTCAGTGGCTTCTGAAACATATGGCTATGTGGACTAATGAAATGGTCAGGTTCAAGTCTCTCTATCAGCTAAGACACTTTAAAAAAGGGTTCAGATAGGGCTTTAAAAGCACTACTGGGAAACAGCAAATCACCAGTCTAGATGCTGGGAGGCAGCGGGCTAAATATGAAGTACTGATAAAAAATGTGGGCAACCAAAAAAGCCCTTCCCAAATCTTAGTCTGAGATAGCTCTGTACTTGGAACCCACCATAATTTACAAAGTGGATACATTTTAAACATGGCAGCCATGAGAGATTTAGGCTGAAAAGGGACCCAGGGCTCACACTCTATAACCCCAACGCTCCAGGACTCTGGCCACTGATGACTCCTCCTCTGAAGCTCATGTCTGCTTTTCAGCCACTTAATGCCCAGAAAGGACCTGAGAAACCAGATGTAAGCCATGCACACCAGTAGTGACAAACATCAGGTTGCAGGGCCACTCACCTAGACTATCAGGGCTGTCAATGGAGAAACACATCAGTATAACATCAGTGTCTGGGTAGGAGAGGGGCCTCAGGCGATCATAATCTTCCTGCCCAGCTGTGTCCCACAAAGCCAACTCTAcctgtaataggaaaaaaaaccaaccacAAGAGTGCAAGGTCAATTCTACTACCCACTTTTGGA
Proteins encoded:
- the GPX1 gene encoding glutathione peroxidase 1, whose protein sequence is MCATRLAAVAQSSVHAFSARPLAGGEPVSLGSLQGKVLLIENVASLUGTTVRDYTQMNELQRRLGPRGLVVLGFPCNQFGHQENAKNEEILSSLKYVRPGGGFEPNFTLFEKCEVNGANAHPLFAFLREALPVPSDDSTTFMTDPKFITWSPVCRNDVAWNFEKFLVGPDGVPVRRYSRRFQTIDIEPDIETLLSQGPTCA
- the RHOA gene encoding transforming protein RhoA, producing MAAIRKKLVIVGDGACGKTCLLIVFSKDQFPEVYVPTVFENYVADIEVDGKQVELALWDTAGQEDYDRLRPLSYPDTDVILMCFSIDSPDSLENIPEKWTPEVKHFCPNVPIILVGNKKDLRNDEHTRRELAKMKQEPVKPEEGRDMANRIGAFGYMECSAKTKDGVREVFEMATRAALQARRGKKKSGCLVL